The proteins below come from a single Oenanthe melanoleuca isolate GR-GAL-2019-014 chromosome Z, OMel1.0, whole genome shotgun sequence genomic window:
- the LOC130265593 gene encoding fructose-bisphosphate aldolase B: MTHQFPALSPEQKKALADIAQRIVASGKGILAADESVGTMGNRLQRINVENTEENRRAFREILFSSDTSINQSIGGVILFHETLYQKDSNGKPFPALIKEKGIVVGIKLDKGTAPLAGTNGETTIQGLDGLAERCAQYKKDGADFGKWRAVLKITSTTPSQLAIQENANTLARYASICQQHGLVPIVEPEILPDGDHDLQRCQYVTEKVLAAVYKALNDHHVYLEGTLLKPNMVTAGHSCSKKYTPQDVAIATVTTLLRTVPAAVPGICFLSGGQSEEEASLNLNAMNQSPLPKPWKLTFSYGRALQASALAAWLGKNENKKAAQEAFRKRAQINSLACRGQYVLSGKTDAAATQSLFTASYTY; encoded by the exons ATGACCCACCAGTTCCCAGCGCTGTCTCCAGAGCAGAAGAAAGCTCTTGCAGACATAGCTCAGCGGATTGTGGCATCAGGAAAGGGGATCCTAGCTGCAGATGAATCAGTGG GTACCATGGGGAACAGGCTGCAGAGGATCAATGTAGAGAACACGGAGGAGAACCGCCGAGCTTTCAGAGAGATACTCTTCTCTTCGGACACTTCCATCAACCAGAGCATTGGGGGAGTGATCCTTTTCCATGAGACCCTCTATCAGAAAGACAGCAATGGAAAGCCATTCCCAGCACTCATCAAGGAAAAAGGCATTGTAGTGGGAATTAAG ctggaCAAAGGCACAGCACCTCTAGCAGGAACAAATGGAGAAACCACCATCCAAG ggctggatgggctGGCTGAACGCTGTGCCCAGTACAAGAAAGATGGTGCTGACTTTGGCAAGTGGCGTGCAGTGCTGAAGATCACCAGCACAACACCCTCTCAACTGGCCATCCAGGAGAATGCCAACACTTTGGCACGCTATGCCAGCATCTGCCAGCAG CATGGTTTGGTGCCCATCGTGGAGCCAGAAATCCTGCCTGATGGAGACCATGATCTCCAGCGTTGTCAATATGTCACAGAGAAG GTTCTGGCTGCTGTCTACAAGGCTTTGAATGATCACCATGTGTACCTGGAGGGAACACTGCTGAAGCCCAACATGGTGACAGCTGGGCATTCCTGCTCCAAGAAGTACACCCCTCAGGATGTTGCCATAGCAACAGTCACTACTCTACTTCGCACcgttcctgctgctgttcctg GAATCTGCTTCCTGTCTGGAGGTCAGAGTGAAGAGGAGGCTTCTCTCAACCTGAATGCCATGAATCAGTCCCCTCTGCCTAAGCCTTGGAAACTGACCTTTTCCTATGGGAGAGCCCTGCAagcctctgccctggctgcctggTTGGGCAAAAACGAGAACAAGAAGGCTGCTCAAGAGGCCTTCCGCAAGCGGGCACAG ATTAACAGTTTGGCTTGCAGGGGACAGTATGTCCTGTCTGGGAAGACTGATGCAGCTGCCACGCAGTCACTGTTCACTGCCAGCTACACCTACTGA